A genomic window from Peromyscus maniculatus bairdii isolate BWxNUB_F1_BW_parent chromosome 1, HU_Pman_BW_mat_3.1, whole genome shotgun sequence includes:
- the LOC143269080 gene encoding uncharacterized protein LOC143269080, which produces MGETARLILAIATVEKGPVLKILYEAGRRRAPGSHRLGPAGSAPPSPAQQPPPPPRPPPPPAPPPPHNAARARLGRSREAARTLAGRKVLATCATDAARAILTEGSRPLFPFLLCEGRLSSETPRFNSCPAVPREALI; this is translated from the exons ATGGGAGAGACTGCCCGACTTATTCTTGCAATAGCCACAGTGGAAAAAGGACCGGTCCTCAAAATACTCTACGAGGCTGGGAGAAGGCGCGCTCCAGGAAGCCATCGCCTCGGCCCCGCCGGCTCAGCGCCACCCAGTCCCGCacagcagcctcctcctcctcctcggccgccgccgccgccggcgccTCCACCGCCCCACAATGCCGCGCGCGCGCGCCTCGGCAGATCGCGCGAAGCCGCCCGAACGCTCGCGGGCCGGAAAGTCCTGGCAACCTGCGCGACTGACGCCGCCCGCGCCATATTGACTGAGGGCAGTCGTCCGCTATTTCCGTTCCTCCTCTGTGAGGGGCGGCTATCATCGGAGACGCCGAG GTTTAACTCTTGCCCGGCTGTTCCCAGAGAAGCTCTGATTTGA